From the Billgrantia sulfidoxydans genome, one window contains:
- a CDS encoding response regulator transcription factor, whose translation MKLLLLEDDDLLAESLSETLEDNGYRVDSAASVRAAESLMATEDYALAILDLGLPDGSGLDLIARWRGEGRRLPILALTARDTWEDKVDGLRRGADDYLTKPFHEAELLARLNALLRRQTGRLSPILSVNGIQLDEDTRQVSVDGDAWQSLTATEFRLLRYLMHHPGRVLSKAQLLDQLYSLEQDAPAPNLVEVYIAKLRRRLGKNAIQTRRGQGYVLASR comes from the coding sequence ATGAAGCTGTTACTTCTCGAAGATGACGACCTGCTGGCGGAAAGCTTGTCGGAAACTCTGGAAGACAACGGCTACCGTGTCGACTCGGCGGCGTCGGTTCGCGCCGCCGAGTCGTTGATGGCGACCGAGGACTACGCCCTGGCGATTCTCGACCTGGGACTGCCGGACGGCTCCGGGCTCGACCTGATCGCGCGCTGGCGTGGTGAGGGGCGCCGCCTGCCGATTCTCGCCCTCACGGCGCGGGACACCTGGGAAGACAAAGTCGATGGCCTGCGTCGCGGGGCCGATGATTACCTGACCAAGCCGTTCCATGAAGCCGAACTGTTGGCCCGATTGAATGCGCTCTTGAGGCGGCAGACCGGCCGCCTGAGCCCCATCCTCAGCGTCAACGGCATACAGCTCGACGAAGACACACGGCAGGTCAGTGTCGATGGCGACGCCTGGCAGAGCCTCACCGCTACGGAGTTCCGCCTACTGCGCTACCTGATGCACCATCCCGGCCGTGTCTTGTCCAAGGCTCAGCTGCTCGATCAGCTCTACTCCCTGGAGCAGGATGCTCCCGCTCCGAATCTGGTGGAGGTCTACATCGCCAAGCTTCGGCGTCGGTTGGGCAAGAACGCCATCCAGACTCGGCGTGGCCAGGGCTATGTCCTTGCGTCGCGTTGA
- a CDS encoding sensor histidine kinase codes for MSLRRVDRRSLRFRLLAWLGGVAFIVVGLTWLMHGILLHDLARSFLGERLRQEAEHTLLQFRQGQLSTPLWRAESPAFQVFHHLYVLELDGEITTSHPRWLEALVPFLEGEDDTLDVVAWGGRHLLVYRARFEFDGRSGVLLIGEDFGQVEDGLEVLHWWVGGIAGLLLVLLIGLNMMAVNRALRPLSRLRRQLDELRAGARDRLHLDAPSELDGLVEQLNRLMDEHARRLQRSRESLANLSHALKTPLTAILQVLRGSRPIDAERRLKMQRRLEDMHAQLETELKRSRIAGPNAGQRAVVRREAEQLIEMFSSLYPDRRFRLDIAAAVPTTVSVERQDFAEMLGILLDNAGKWASREIHCHLHQDASLTILVEDDGRGVAPGDLSRLGRRGNRLDEGKPGHGLGLSILHQIVERYAGRVRFEPSPVGGLRVEIVLPLPETN; via the coding sequence ATGTCCTTGCGTCGCGTTGACCGGCGCAGCCTGCGCTTCCGCCTGCTGGCCTGGCTCGGGGGCGTGGCCTTCATCGTGGTGGGCCTGACCTGGCTGATGCACGGCATTCTGCTGCACGACCTGGCGCGGAGCTTTCTCGGCGAGCGGCTGCGCCAGGAGGCGGAACATACGCTGCTCCAGTTTCGCCAAGGGCAGCTCTCCACGCCGCTCTGGCGCGCGGAGAGTCCTGCCTTCCAGGTCTTCCATCACCTCTACGTGCTGGAGCTGGACGGCGAGATCACCACCTCGCACCCACGCTGGCTCGAAGCGCTCGTGCCTTTCCTCGAAGGCGAGGACGACACCTTGGACGTGGTGGCCTGGGGAGGGCGCCATCTGCTGGTGTACCGTGCGCGCTTCGAATTCGACGGCCGCTCAGGCGTGCTGCTGATCGGCGAGGACTTCGGCCAGGTCGAGGATGGCCTGGAAGTGCTTCACTGGTGGGTGGGTGGCATCGCCGGCCTGCTGTTGGTCCTGCTCATCGGCCTCAATATGATGGCGGTCAACCGCGCACTGCGTCCGCTCTCGCGCCTTCGTCGGCAGCTCGATGAACTGCGTGCCGGGGCGCGTGACAGGCTGCATCTCGACGCGCCTTCCGAACTCGATGGCCTGGTGGAGCAGCTCAATCGTCTCATGGATGAACACGCGCGACGGCTCCAGCGTTCGCGAGAGTCCCTGGCTAATCTTTCTCATGCGCTCAAGACGCCGCTGACCGCGATCTTGCAGGTGCTGCGTGGCTCACGCCCTATCGACGCAGAGCGCAGGTTGAAGATGCAGCGTCGACTCGAGGACATGCATGCCCAACTGGAGACCGAGCTGAAGCGCTCCCGCATCGCCGGGCCCAATGCGGGGCAGCGTGCGGTGGTCCGGCGCGAAGCCGAGCAATTGATCGAGATGTTCTCGAGCCTCTATCCCGATCGGCGCTTTCGTCTCGACATCGCCGCTGCGGTGCCCACCACCGTCAGCGTCGAGCGGCAGGACTTCGCCGAAATGCTGGGTATCCTGCTGGACAATGCCGGCAAGTGGGCTTCCCGCGAGATCCATTGCCACCTGCACCAGGACGCCTCGTTGACGATTCTGGTCGAGGACGACGGTCGTGGCGTCGCGCCTGGCGACCTGAGCCGCCTGGGCCGTCGTGGCAATCGGCTCGACGAGGGCAAGCCCGGCCATGGGCTGGGCCTGTCCATTCTGCATCAGATCGTTGAACGCTATGCGGGCCGGGTCCGTTTCGAGCCTTCGCCGGTGGGAGGGCTGCGGGTCGAGATCGTGCTGCCGCTACCCGAGACGAACTGA
- a CDS encoding copper resistance system multicopper oxidase → MTTKNATGLTLSRRQLLKGGVACGFGAAALGLVPAWADPWGQSNAYPQGAVEGNDIALAIRRETLRINGRNARPITINGTSPGPLIRLREGQDATLRVTNLLDEPTSIHWHGLILPPAVDGAPGISFAGIAPGETFTYRFPVVQNGTYWYHSHSGLQEQLGHAGPIIIDAAEREPFRFDREHVVLLTDWTYEDPATVFRNLKTAEGYYNLQERTIADFLTEVRENGFRETARTRAMWARMRMSSRDIADVTGSTYTYLVNGQAPEQNWTALFKPGERLRLRFINGSAMTYFDVRIPGLKMTVVAADGQPVQPVPVDEFRIAVAETYDVIVTPEADTAYTVFAESMDRSGFARATLAPRLGMEAGIPERRRIADRGMEAMGAHGMDHGDMAGMDHSNMAGMDHSNMAGMDHSNMAGMDHSNMAGMDHSNMAGMDHSNMAGMDHSNMAGMDHSNMAGMDHSNMAGMDHSNMQHGTSPGASEGGMLPAGAAQPGSQYDQAGIGIDPEERRILMYRDLKAFRPWPDRREPEREMEIHLTGNMERYMWSFDGKTFSQVDGPIHFRKDERLRLILVNDTMMEHPIHLHGMWMELENGAGELIPRKHTINVKPGERVSALITADAEGSWAFHCHLLYHMDAGMFRVVRVS, encoded by the coding sequence ATGACAACCAAGAACGCCACCGGCCTTACCCTTTCCCGTCGACAGCTGCTCAAGGGCGGGGTCGCCTGCGGCTTCGGGGCTGCGGCCCTGGGGCTGGTTCCCGCCTGGGCCGATCCCTGGGGGCAGAGCAATGCCTACCCCCAGGGGGCGGTCGAGGGCAATGACATCGCCCTTGCCATTCGCCGGGAGACGCTGAGGATCAATGGGCGCAACGCGCGCCCGATCACCATCAACGGGACGAGTCCCGGCCCTCTGATCCGGCTGCGGGAGGGACAGGATGCGACGCTGCGCGTTACCAACCTGCTGGACGAGCCGACTTCCATCCACTGGCACGGCCTGATCCTGCCTCCCGCGGTCGACGGGGCACCGGGGATCAGCTTCGCCGGCATCGCCCCGGGGGAGACCTTCACTTATCGCTTCCCCGTGGTGCAGAACGGTACCTACTGGTACCACAGCCACTCCGGCCTGCAGGAACAGCTGGGCCACGCGGGACCGATCATCATCGACGCCGCCGAGCGCGAGCCGTTCCGCTTCGACCGCGAGCATGTGGTGTTGCTGACCGACTGGACCTACGAAGATCCGGCCACGGTCTTTCGCAACCTGAAGACCGCCGAGGGCTACTACAACCTGCAGGAACGGACCATCGCGGACTTCCTCACCGAGGTGCGCGAGAACGGCTTTCGCGAGACGGCCCGCACGCGCGCGATGTGGGCACGCATGCGCATGAGCTCGCGCGACATCGCCGATGTCACCGGCAGCACCTACACCTACTTGGTCAACGGCCAGGCGCCGGAGCAGAACTGGACGGCACTGTTCAAGCCGGGAGAGCGGCTGCGGCTGAGATTCATCAACGGCTCGGCGATGACCTACTTCGACGTGCGCATTCCGGGGCTGAAGATGACGGTGGTGGCTGCCGACGGCCAGCCCGTGCAGCCCGTACCGGTCGACGAGTTCCGTATTGCCGTCGCCGAGACCTACGACGTCATCGTCACCCCCGAGGCGGACACGGCGTATACGGTGTTTGCCGAATCCATGGACCGCAGCGGCTTCGCCCGCGCGACCCTGGCGCCGCGCCTGGGGATGGAGGCCGGTATCCCCGAGCGGCGCAGGATCGCCGACCGCGGCATGGAGGCGATGGGCGCGCATGGCATGGATCACGGCGACATGGCAGGCATGGACCACTCGAACATGGCGGGCATGGACCACTCGAACATGGCAGGCATGGACCACTCGAACATGGCGGGCATGGACCACTCGAACATGGCGGGCATGGACCATTCGAACATGGCGGGCATGGACCACTCGAACATGGCGGGCATGGACCACTCGAACATGGCGGGCATGGACCACTCGAACATGGCGGGCATGGACCATTCGAACATGGCGGGCATGGACCATTCGAACATGCAGCACGGCACGTCGCCTGGCGCCTCCGAGGGCGGCATGCTGCCGGCGGGGGCCGCCCAGCCTGGCTCGCAGTATGACCAGGCAGGGATCGGCATCGACCCGGAGGAGCGGCGCATCCTGATGTATCGCGATCTCAAGGCATTCCGTCCCTGGCCGGACCGCCGTGAACCGGAGCGCGAGATGGAGATCCACCTGACCGGCAACATGGAGCGCTACATGTGGTCGTTCGATGGCAAGACGTTCAGCCAGGTCGACGGCCCCATCCATTTCCGCAAGGACGAGCGGCTGCGCCTGATCCTGGTCAACGACACCATGATGGAGCACCCCATCCATTTGCACGGCATGTGGATGGAGCTGGAGAACGGGGCGGGTGAGCTCATTCCTCGCAAGCACACCATCAACGTCAAGCCGGGCGAGCGGGTCTCGGCACTGATCACCGCCGACGCCGAGGGCAGCTGGGCCTTCCATTGCCACCTGCTCTACCACATGGATGCCGGCATGTTCCGGGTCGTCAGGGTCTCGTAA
- a CDS encoding copper resistance protein B, which translates to MKTRMTLPVAGATLALLATVGAHAEDGYDAPGDWPSPMAKHHVGTAVFDRLEYVFPDKEDETLVWDFEAWYGGDISRFYLKSEGENVQGDGAGAEFEALDLRYSHLVADFWELQGGIGYQGNVGTNDHPERFYGVVGLQGTAPYRIETSLDLKVSEEGDAWVQLEAEHDVRLTQRWYLQPRAELVAAGSTVEEFHMGSGVNTLNAGLRLRYEITRKLAPYVGAYWEKSYGETADMARAHGEPTEDTGLVAGIRLLF; encoded by the coding sequence ATGAAAACCAGAATGACACTGCCTGTCGCCGGCGCCACCCTTGCCTTGCTGGCCACTGTCGGGGCTCATGCCGAGGATGGCTACGACGCGCCGGGCGACTGGCCCTCTCCGATGGCGAAGCATCATGTCGGGACGGCGGTCTTCGATCGGCTCGAATACGTCTTTCCCGACAAGGAAGACGAAACCCTGGTGTGGGATTTCGAAGCCTGGTACGGCGGCGACATCAGCCGCTTCTATCTCAAGAGCGAAGGCGAGAATGTCCAGGGCGACGGAGCGGGCGCCGAGTTCGAGGCCCTCGACCTGCGCTACAGCCACCTGGTCGCGGATTTCTGGGAGCTCCAGGGCGGCATCGGTTACCAGGGCAACGTCGGCACGAACGACCATCCCGAGCGTTTCTATGGCGTCGTCGGCCTGCAGGGAACGGCGCCCTACCGCATCGAGACCAGCCTCGACCTCAAGGTCAGCGAAGAGGGCGACGCCTGGGTCCAGTTGGAAGCCGAGCACGACGTGCGCCTCACCCAGCGTTGGTACCTGCAACCCCGTGCGGAGCTGGTCGCAGCAGGCAGCACAGTGGAGGAATTTCATATGGGAAGCGGGGTGAATACGTTGAATGCCGGCTTACGGCTTCGCTACGAAATCACCCGCAAGCTTGCCCCTTATGTCGGTGCCTATTGGGAGAAAAGCTACGGCGAGACCGCCGACATGGCACGCGCCCATGGCGAGCCTACCGAAGACACCGGTCTCGTCGCTGGCATTCGCCTGTTGTTCTGA
- a CDS encoding DUF2933 domain-containing protein, whose amino-acid sequence MDHDKPPSDSGGLQPMRFRLPLGLFLAFVVYLLWAVHRVHFVQFMPFLILLACPLMHLFMHGGHGRHGKGGDET is encoded by the coding sequence ATGGATCACGACAAGCCCCCATCCGATTCCGGTGGCCTGCAGCCCATGCGCTTCAGGCTGCCCCTGGGACTCTTTCTCGCCTTCGTGGTGTATCTGCTGTGGGCCGTGCACAGGGTTCATTTCGTGCAGTTTATGCCGTTTCTCATCCTGCTGGCCTGTCCGCTGATGCATCTGTTCATGCATGGCGGGCATGGCCGGCACGGCAAGGGAGGGGACGAGACATGA
- a CDS encoding methyltransferase family protein — translation MNAGGSAYGLWILVILNSVVFVFFAFSFIKPRSEADWRSLGAFSAFVVALFVEMYGFPLTIYFLAGWLATRYPGIDPFSHDSGHLLQTLLGVEGDPHFNVLHIASNVMIVVGFFMLASAWRVLHRAQQSGEVAMTGWYSRCRHPQYAALILIMFGFLLQWPTLLTVVMFPILVVVYVRLARHEEHMNLMEFGEVYRDYMERTPRFIPRIFPKFSTRFRGG, via the coding sequence ATGAACGCTGGAGGAAGCGCCTATGGGCTGTGGATACTGGTCATCCTGAACTCAGTGGTCTTCGTCTTCTTCGCCTTCAGCTTCATCAAGCCCCGCAGCGAGGCGGACTGGCGAAGTCTGGGCGCCTTCTCGGCCTTCGTGGTAGCGCTGTTCGTGGAGATGTACGGCTTTCCCTTGACCATTTACTTCCTCGCTGGCTGGTTGGCAACGCGTTACCCCGGTATCGACCCCTTCTCCCACGACAGCGGTCATCTGCTGCAGACCTTGCTGGGAGTGGAGGGAGACCCTCATTTCAATGTCCTGCATATTGCCAGCAATGTCATGATCGTTGTGGGCTTCTTCATGCTGGCATCGGCCTGGCGTGTGCTCCATCGAGCGCAACAGAGCGGCGAAGTCGCCATGACCGGCTGGTATTCGCGCTGCCGCCACCCTCAGTATGCCGCCCTTATCCTGATCATGTTCGGGTTCCTGTTGCAATGGCCCACGCTGCTGACTGTCGTCATGTTCCCGATTCTGGTCGTGGTCTATGTGCGCCTCGCCCGTCATGAAGAGCATATGAATCTGATGGAATTTGGTGAGGTATATCGAGATTATATGGAGCGTACTCCAAGGTTCATCCCCCGGATATTTCCCAAGTTCTCTACCCGTTTCCGAGGAGGGTAA
- a CDS encoding cation transporter, with protein MSNKEHRLGVSEINLVTRHLKLEPNDEVSIRAAVADIDQLYGLDGVSFDEKKWRLDLAYDASRVCLDCVEDILKKHAVEISHDWWTRFKEEHYRFVDQNVKDNANHEPWSCHQSPPGSGKKK; from the coding sequence ATGAGTAATAAAGAGCATCGCCTTGGTGTATCCGAGATCAATCTGGTAACTCGTCATCTGAAGCTGGAGCCTAACGATGAGGTGTCGATTCGAGCAGCTGTCGCCGACATTGATCAGCTCTATGGGCTGGACGGCGTGTCTTTTGACGAGAAAAAGTGGAGGCTGGATCTGGCCTATGACGCATCGAGAGTTTGCCTCGATTGCGTAGAGGATATTTTAAAGAAACATGCTGTCGAGATCAGCCATGACTGGTGGACGCGTTTCAAGGAAGAGCATTACCGGTTTGTCGATCAGAATGTGAAGGATAATGCTAATCATGAACCCTGGAGCTGCCATCAATCCCCACCCGGCAGTGGGAAGAAAAAATAG
- a CDS encoding ABC transporter permease, with product MRLRSLLHKELIQFFRDPVVLFLIFWLYTIEVVICAYALGMEMRDLPLAVVDADESPISRRLIDDFVAGGNFRLVAHLRDVAAAEPYLERGEAQAVLVIPVDFERELYRGSGQALQFVIDGSNANTAAVARGYALQTVEAFRMRQGTLDERPLATVTAQLRTWYNPDQTNVNFTVLAMIALAGLMIGVVHPAASIVREKEVGTIEQLMVTPIRRGELFIAKTVPTLLIGLIAVLPSLALVGWFGVPVRGNLSLFFALTALFLFSAIGLGVLVAAVSRTLQQALLLAFFGLFPLMFLSGTMVPVESMPNLLQRLSLASPLRHYLEITLGIFLKGVGMEILWPHALALVVIGMPLYLAAWLIFRRLP from the coding sequence ATGCGACTGCGCAGCCTGTTGCACAAGGAGCTGATCCAATTCTTCCGCGATCCCGTGGTGCTGTTCCTGATCTTCTGGCTCTACACCATCGAAGTGGTGATCTGCGCCTACGCCCTGGGCATGGAGATGCGCGACCTGCCCTTGGCCGTGGTCGATGCCGACGAGAGCCCGATCAGCCGCCGCCTGATCGATGACTTCGTCGCAGGCGGCAACTTCCGTCTGGTGGCGCACCTGCGCGATGTTGCGGCGGCCGAGCCGTATCTGGAACGCGGTGAGGCACAGGCGGTACTGGTCATCCCCGTCGATTTCGAGCGCGAACTCTACCGCGGTAGCGGTCAGGCACTGCAGTTCGTGATCGATGGCAGCAACGCCAATACGGCGGCCGTCGCCCGTGGCTATGCGCTGCAGACGGTGGAGGCCTTCCGGATGCGCCAGGGCACACTCGACGAGCGACCGCTCGCGACGGTAACCGCGCAGCTCCGCACCTGGTACAACCCGGACCAGACCAACGTCAACTTCACGGTGCTGGCGATGATCGCCCTGGCGGGGTTGATGATCGGTGTCGTGCATCCCGCCGCCTCCATCGTTCGCGAGAAGGAGGTCGGCACCATCGAGCAGCTCATGGTCACACCCATTCGCCGTGGCGAACTGTTCATCGCCAAGACCGTGCCCACCCTGTTGATCGGCCTGATCGCCGTACTCCCCAGCCTGGCGCTGGTCGGCTGGTTCGGCGTGCCGGTCAGAGGCAACCTGTCGCTGTTCTTCGCCCTGACCGCGCTGTTTCTGTTCAGCGCCATCGGCCTCGGCGTCCTGGTGGCGGCGGTTTCGCGAACTCTACAGCAGGCCCTGCTGCTCGCCTTCTTCGGCCTCTTCCCGCTGATGTTCCTGTCCGGCACCATGGTGCCGGTGGAGAGCATGCCGAACCTGCTCCAGCGGCTGTCGTTGGCCAGCCCCTTGCGCCACTATCTGGAAATCACCCTGGGCATCTTCCTCAAGGGTGTGGGCATGGAGATCCTGTGGCCGCATGCTCTCGCTCTCGTGGTGATAGGCATGCCATTGTACCTAGCTGCCTGGCTGATTTTTCGGCGCCTGCCATGA